A region of Pseudomonas saponiphila DNA encodes the following proteins:
- the folP gene encoding dihydropteroate synthase gives MTSVPSSTRLPCGNRVLDLARVHVMGILNVTPDSFSDGGRFSQLDVALRHAEAMVLAGATLIDIGGESTRPGARAVSPLEELERVAPVVERINRELDVVISVDTSTPAVMRETARLGAGLINDVRALRRDGALDAAAATGLPVCLMHMLGEPGDMQDSPHYQDVTREVSEFLIERMAVCASAGIEAERIVLDPGFGFAKTLQHNLSLFKHMEALHALGRPLLVGVSRKSMIGQSLNRPVAERLHGSLALAALAVTKGAKIIRVHDVAETVDVVRMIAVVESAE, from the coding sequence ATGACTTCTGTCCCATCCTCTACCCGGTTGCCTTGCGGCAACCGGGTTCTTGATTTGGCCCGTGTGCATGTCATGGGCATTCTCAATGTAACCCCTGATTCCTTCTCCGATGGCGGTCGCTTCAGTCAGCTGGATGTCGCCTTGCGGCACGCCGAGGCCATGGTCCTGGCGGGTGCTACGCTCATCGATATTGGTGGCGAGTCGACGCGGCCGGGCGCCCGTGCGGTTTCGCCACTGGAAGAGTTGGAGCGTGTGGCACCGGTTGTGGAGCGAATTAATCGCGAGTTGGATGTGGTTATTTCCGTTGATACCTCGACGCCGGCGGTCATGCGTGAAACGGCTCGCCTGGGAGCAGGGTTGATCAATGATGTGCGCGCATTGCGCCGTGATGGTGCCCTGGATGCGGCGGCTGCTACTGGTTTGCCTGTATGCCTGATGCATATGCTCGGTGAGCCTGGCGATATGCAGGACAGCCCGCATTACCAGGACGTCACTCGGGAGGTGAGTGAGTTTTTGATTGAGCGGATGGCAGTGTGTGCGTCGGCGGGAATCGAGGCTGAGCGGATTGTCCTTGATCCGGGCTTTGGTTTTGCCAAGACCCTGCAGCACAACTTGAGTCTGTTCAAACATATGGAGGCCTTGCATGCCCTTGGGCGCCCCCTGCTGGTTGGGGTGTCGCGCAAGAGCATGATTGGTCAGTCCCTGAATCGACCTGTAGCCGAGCGATTACACGGCAGTCTGGCACTTGCAGCACTGGCGGTGACCAAGGGCGCGAAGATTATCCGCGTCCATGATGTTGCTGAAACGGTGGATGTGGTGCGAATGATTGCGGTAGTGGAATCCGCCGAATAA
- the glmM gene encoding phosphoglucosamine mutase, with protein MTKKYFGTDGIRGRVGEYPITPDFMLKLGWAAGMAFRSMGACRVLVGKDTRISGYMFESALEAGLSAAGADVMLLGPMPTPAIAYLTRTFHAEAGIVISASHNPHDDNGIKFFSGEGTKLPDEVELMIEELLDAPMTVVESSKLGKVSRINDASGRYIEFCKSSVPSSTSFAGLKIVLDCAHGATYKVAPSVFRELGAQVTVLSAQPNGLNINENCGSTHMAQLQAAVLAEHADLGIAFDGDGDRVLMVDQTGAIVDGDELLFIIARDLHERDKLQGGVVGTLMSNLGLELALADLGIPFVRANVGDRYVIAELLERNWLVGGENSGHIVCFRHATTGDAIIAALQVLMALKARGESLAQSRQGLRKCPQVLVNVRFGGGDSPVEHPAVKEACERVTSAMAGRGRVLLRKSGTEPLVRVMVEGDDEAQVRAYADELAKLVAEVSA; from the coding sequence ATGACGAAGAAATACTTTGGCACCGACGGCATTCGTGGTCGTGTGGGCGAATACCCCATTACTCCAGACTTCATGCTCAAGCTCGGCTGGGCGGCAGGCATGGCTTTCCGCAGCATGGGTGCTTGCCGTGTACTGGTGGGCAAGGACACGCGTATCTCTGGCTATATGTTCGAGTCGGCCCTGGAGGCTGGATTGTCCGCCGCCGGCGCGGATGTGATGTTGTTGGGGCCGATGCCAACGCCGGCGATCGCTTATCTGACGCGCACCTTTCACGCCGAAGCGGGCATTGTCATCAGTGCTTCGCACAACCCTCACGATGACAACGGCATCAAATTCTTTTCGGGCGAAGGCACCAAGCTGCCCGATGAAGTGGAACTGATGATCGAAGAGTTGCTGGACGCTCCAATGACTGTTGTGGAGTCAAGCAAGCTCGGCAAAGTGTCGCGAATCAATGATGCCTCGGGGCGGTACATCGAGTTCTGCAAGAGCAGCGTGCCTTCCAGCACCAGCTTTGCTGGCTTGAAGATCGTGCTGGACTGCGCCCATGGTGCTACCTACAAGGTTGCGCCCAGCGTGTTCCGTGAGTTGGGTGCGCAAGTAACGGTGCTTAGCGCGCAACCTAACGGCTTGAACATCAACGAGAACTGCGGTTCGACTCACATGGCGCAATTGCAGGCTGCGGTTCTCGCTGAGCATGCGGATCTGGGTATCGCCTTCGACGGTGATGGTGACCGGGTGCTGATGGTCGATCAGACCGGTGCGATCGTTGATGGTGACGAGTTGTTGTTCATCATCGCTCGTGATCTGCATGAGCGTGACAAGTTGCAGGGCGGCGTGGTCGGTACTCTCATGAGTAACCTCGGTCTTGAGTTGGCGTTGGCGGATCTGGGTATTCCCTTTGTGCGAGCCAATGTTGGCGACCGTTATGTGATTGCTGAACTGCTTGAGCGTAACTGGTTGGTGGGTGGAGAGAATTCCGGCCATATCGTTTGCTTTCGTCACGCGACCACCGGTGATGCGATCATCGCCGCGCTGCAGGTGCTGATGGCGCTCAAGGCGCGTGGTGAAAGCCTGGCGCAATCACGACAAGGGCTGCGCAAATGCCCGCAAGTGCTGGTCAATGTCCGTTTTGGTGGCGGCGACAGTCCGGTTGAGCATCCTGCTGTGAAAGAGGCTTGCGAGCGCGTCACGAGCGCCATGGCGGGGCGTGGCCGGGTTTTGCTGCGCAAGTCCGGTACTGAGCCGTTGGTGCGTGTCATGGTCGAAGGTGACGATGAAGCGCAGGTTCGAGCCTACGCCGACGAGCTGGCAAAGCTTGTTGCTGAAGTTTCTGCCTGA
- the tpiA gene encoding triose-phosphate isomerase, producing MRRPMVAGNWKMHGTRASVAELINGLRHLALPSGVDVAVFPPCLYINQVIDGLKGKSIQVGAQNSAVESMQGALTGEIAPSQLVDAGCSLVLVGHSERRLIMGERDATLNRKFAAAQACGLKPVLCVGETLEQREAGKTLEVVGRQLGSIIEELGVGAFANAVIAYEPVWAIGTGLTATPQQAQDVHAAIRAQLAAENSEVARGVRLLYGGSVKAANAVELFGMPDIDGGLIGGASLNADEFGAICRAAGN from the coding sequence ATGCGTCGCCCTATGGTAGCTGGTAACTGGAAGATGCACGGTACCCGCGCCAGCGTCGCTGAGCTGATCAATGGCCTTCGTCATCTGGCCTTGCCAAGCGGTGTTGATGTCGCGGTATTCCCGCCTTGCTTGTATATCAATCAAGTGATTGATGGCTTGAAAGGCAAGTCGATTCAGGTCGGCGCGCAGAACTCTGCGGTGGAATCCATGCAAGGTGCGTTGACAGGCGAAATCGCCCCGAGTCAATTAGTGGATGCAGGTTGCTCCCTGGTGCTGGTTGGGCACTCCGAGCGCCGCCTGATCATGGGCGAGCGTGACGCGACGCTCAATCGCAAGTTCGCAGCAGCGCAGGCCTGTGGTTTGAAGCCGGTTCTGTGTGTAGGGGAAACCCTTGAGCAGCGCGAGGCTGGTAAGACTCTGGAGGTTGTCGGGCGTCAGCTGGGCAGCATCATCGAAGAGTTGGGTGTTGGTGCTTTCGCCAATGCAGTTATCGCCTACGAGCCGGTCTGGGCCATTGGTACCGGGCTGACTGCAACACCGCAACAAGCGCAGGATGTGCACGCAGCCATTCGCGCGCAGTTGGCGGCAGAGAATTCTGAAGTGGCACGAGGAGTGCGGCTTCTATACGGCGGCAGCGTGAAGGCGGCCAATGCGGTCGAACTGTTCGGCATGCCGGATATCGATGGGGGGCTCATTGGTGGAGCGTCCCTGAATGCAGATGAGTTCGGTGCGATCTGTCGCGCCGCGGGAAACTGA
- the secG gene encoding preprotein translocase subunit SecG, giving the protein MLETVVVVFHLLGALGVVALVLLQQGKGADAGASFGAGASNTVFGSQGTSTFLSKFTAILAAGFFITSLGLGYFAKEKAHQLTQVGLPDPAVLEVPKQKPASDDVPVLQEQKSANSATDVPPAPEQK; this is encoded by the coding sequence ATGCTGGAAACAGTCGTAGTCGTTTTTCATCTGCTGGGTGCCCTGGGCGTAGTTGCTCTGGTTTTGCTGCAGCAGGGTAAAGGTGCCGATGCTGGCGCGTCTTTCGGTGCAGGTGCTTCAAATACTGTGTTCGGAAGCCAAGGAACCTCTACCTTTCTTAGTAAGTTTACTGCTATACTTGCCGCCGGTTTCTTCATAACCAGCTTGGGGTTAGGTTACTTTGCTAAAGAGAAAGCTCATCAGCTGACTCAAGTAGGTTTGCCAGATCCAGCAGTACTTGAAGTACCAAAGCAAAAACCGGCTTCTGATGATGTCCCGGTGCTCCAAGAGCAAAAGTCGGCCAACAGTGCGACTGACGTACCTCCAGCTCCAGAGCAGAAGTAA
- the rimP gene encoding ribosome maturation factor RimP yields the protein MSSKLEQLQALLAPVVVALGYECWGIEFSAQGRHSLLRVYIDKEGGVLVDDCAIVSRQISGVLDVEDPISVEYTLEVSSPGMERPLFTLEQFAKYVGEQVKIKLRSPFEGRRNFQGLLRGVEEQDVVVQVDDHEFLLPIDMIDKANIIPSFD from the coding sequence GTGTCGAGCAAGCTAGAACAGTTGCAGGCCTTGTTGGCCCCGGTGGTCGTGGCCCTTGGCTATGAATGCTGGGGTATTGAGTTTTCGGCTCAGGGTCGCCACTCATTGTTGCGCGTTTATATCGATAAAGAAGGCGGCGTGTTGGTGGACGATTGCGCCATCGTCAGCCGTCAGATCAGTGGTGTTCTCGACGTGGAAGACCCGATCTCCGTTGAATACACCCTTGAAGTTTCCTCTCCTGGCATGGAACGCCCGCTGTTCACCCTTGAACAGTTTGCCAAGTATGTCGGTGAGCAAGTGAAGATCAAGCTGCGCTCGCCCTTCGAAGGTCGGCGTAATTTTCAGGGCCTTCTCCGCGGGGTGGAGGAGCAGGACGTCGTGGTGCAGGTAGATGATCACGAGTTTCTGTTGCCGATCGATATGATCGACAAGGCCAACATTATTCCCAGTTTTGACTGA
- the nusA gene encoding transcription termination factor NusA, which yields MSKEVLLVVESVSNEKGVPASVIFEALELALATATKKRFEDEVDLRVEINRHTGSYETFRRWTVVEEADLDDPAVETWLSKARETHPDAKVGDVIEEKIESIEFGRIAAQTAKQVIVQKVREAERAQVVDAYRERLGEIISGTVKKVTRDNVIVDLGNNAEALLAREDIISRETFRVGVRLRALLKEIRTENRGPQLILSRTAPEMLIELFRIEVPEIAEGLIEVMAASRDPGSRAKIAVRSKDKRIDPQGACIGMRGSRVQAVSGELGGERVDIVLWDENPAQFVINAMSPAEVAAIIVDEDAHAMDIAVGADNLAQAIGRGGQNVRLASQLTGWTLNVMTESDIQAKQQAETGDILRNFIDELEVDEELAQVLVDEGFTSLEEIAYVPLEEMLNIDGFDEDIVNELRARAKDRLLTKAIATEEKLADAHPAEDLLSLEGMDKDLAMELAVRGVITREDLAEQSIDDLLDIDGIDDDRAGKLIMAARAHWFE from the coding sequence ATGAGCAAAGAAGTACTGCTGGTTGTTGAGTCGGTATCCAATGAAAAGGGTGTACCGGCAAGCGTGATTTTTGAAGCGCTGGAGCTGGCTCTGGCCACTGCTACCAAAAAGCGTTTTGAGGACGAAGTGGACCTGCGTGTGGAAATCAATCGCCACACTGGTTCCTACGAGACTTTCCGTCGCTGGACGGTGGTCGAAGAGGCCGATCTGGATGATCCTGCGGTCGAAACCTGGTTGAGCAAGGCTCGTGAAACCCATCCCGACGCCAAAGTCGGTGATGTGATCGAAGAGAAAATCGAATCCATCGAGTTCGGCCGCATCGCTGCCCAGACCGCCAAGCAGGTCATTGTGCAGAAGGTTCGCGAAGCCGAGCGCGCACAGGTAGTTGATGCCTATCGCGAGCGCCTGGGTGAAATCATCTCCGGCACCGTGAAAAAAGTGACACGTGACAACGTGATCGTCGACCTGGGCAACAACGCCGAAGCGTTGCTGGCCCGTGAAGACATCATCTCCCGTGAGACTTTCCGGGTTGGCGTGCGTCTGCGCGCGCTGCTCAAGGAAATCCGCACCGAGAACCGCGGCCCGCAGCTGATCCTGTCGCGTACCGCGCCGGAAATGCTGATCGAGCTGTTCCGTATCGAAGTGCCGGAAATTGCCGAAGGCCTGATCGAAGTAATGGCCGCCTCCCGTGATCCGGGTTCGCGGGCCAAGATCGCAGTCCGCTCCAAAGACAAGCGCATCGACCCGCAGGGCGCGTGCATTGGCATGCGCGGTTCGCGCGTCCAGGCCGTTTCCGGCGAGTTGGGCGGCGAGCGTGTGGACATCGTCCTGTGGGACGAGAACCCGGCGCAGTTCGTGATCAATGCCATGTCGCCGGCTGAGGTCGCGGCAATTATCGTTGACGAAGATGCCCATGCCATGGACATCGCCGTTGGCGCAGACAACCTGGCTCAGGCCATTGGTCGCGGTGGTCAGAACGTGCGTCTGGCCAGCCAATTGACTGGCTGGACCCTGAACGTGATGACCGAATCGGACATCCAGGCCAAGCAGCAAGCAGAAACCGGCGACATCCTGCGCAATTTCATCGACGAGTTGGAAGTCGATGAAGAACTGGCACAGGTTCTGGTTGATGAAGGCTTCACCAGCCTGGAAGAGATTGCCTACGTACCGCTGGAAGAAATGCTCAACATCGACGGCTTTGACGAAGACATCGTCAACGAGCTTCGCGCTCGGGCCAAGGATCGCTTGTTGACTAAAGCCATCGCTACTGAGGAAAAGCTGGCAGACGCCCATCCGGCCGAAGACCTGCTCTCGCTTGAGGGTATGGACAAGGATTTGGCGATGGAACTGGCGGTGCGCGGCGTAATTACCCGCGAAGACCTGGCCGAGCAGTCTATTGACGACCTGCTCGACATCGACGGCATTGACGATGATCGTGCCGGCAAGTTGATCATGGCCGCCCGAGCCCACTGGTTCGAGTAA
- the infB gene encoding translation initiation factor IF-2 has protein sequence MTQVTVKQLADEVKTPVERLLQQMREAGLPHTAAEEHVSDSEKQSLLTHLKSSHKAKVEEPRKITLQRKTTSTLRVAGSKSISVEVRKKKVFVQRSPEEIEAERQRELEERRAVENAARQKAEEEAKRRAEEEARRQPAPVAEPVAAQAAAAPAPAPVVETVQEAPVAAPAPVAERKKDEQRRPDKSRNDDNRRSGDGERKNAPHRASVKEKAPAPRVAPRTTDEESDGFRRGGRGKAKLKKRNAHGFQSPTGPVVRDVQIGETITVGELAQQMSVKAAEVIKFMFKLGTPATINQVLDQETAQLVAEELGHKVTLVSDTALEDSLAESLKFEGEAVARAPVVTVMGHVDHGKTSLLDYIRRAKVAAGEAGGITQHIGAYHVETERGMVTFLDTPGHAAFTAMRARGAKATDIVILVVAADDGVMPQTVEAVQHAQAAGVPLVVAVNKIDKPGADLDRIRSELSVHGVTSEDWGGDTPFVPVSAKMGTGVDDLLEAVLLQAEVLELKATPSAPGRGVVVESRLDKGRGPVATVLVQDGTLRQGDMVLVGSNYGRVRAMLDENGKPIKEAGPSIPVEILGLDGTPDAGDEMSVVADEKKAREVALFRQGKFREVKLARAHAGKLENIFESMGQEEKKTLNIVLKSDVRGSLEALQGALNGLGNDEVQVRVVGGGVGGITESDANLALASNAVLFGFNVRADAGARKIVEQEGLDMRYYNVIYDIIEDVKKALTGMLGSDVRENILGVAEVRDVFRSPKFGAIAGCMVIEGVVHRNRPIRVLREDIVIFEGELESLRRFKDDASEVRAGMECGIGVKSYNDVKVGDKIEVFEKVQVARSL, from the coding sequence ATGACGCAAGTCACGGTGAAACAACTGGCCGATGAGGTCAAAACACCGGTAGAGCGCCTGCTGCAGCAGATGCGTGAGGCAGGTCTGCCGCACACCGCCGCCGAGGAACATGTGAGCGACAGTGAGAAGCAATCGTTGCTGACTCATCTGAAAAGCAGCCACAAGGCGAAGGTGGAAGAACCACGCAAGATCACTTTGCAGCGCAAGACCACCAGCACCCTGCGTGTGGCTGGCAGCAAGAGCATCAGCGTTGAAGTGCGCAAGAAGAAAGTCTTCGTGCAGCGCAGCCCGGAAGAAATCGAAGCCGAGCGTCAACGCGAACTGGAAGAACGTCGTGCAGTAGAAAATGCTGCTCGTCAAAAGGCTGAAGAAGAAGCCAAGCGTCGCGCCGAAGAAGAAGCGCGTCGCCAGCCTGCTCCGGTTGCCGAGCCTGTTGCTGCGCAAGCCGCTGCAGCCCCAGCACCTGCGCCTGTGGTCGAAACTGTGCAAGAAGCACCGGTGGCCGCTCCGGCACCCGTGGCCGAGCGCAAGAAAGACGAGCAGCGCCGTCCGGACAAGTCCCGCAACGACGACAACCGTCGCAGCGGCGATGGCGAGCGCAAAAACGCTCCTCATCGTGCTTCGGTCAAGGAAAAGGCCCCGGCACCGCGTGTTGCTCCACGTACCACCGACGAAGAAAGCGATGGCTTCCGTCGTGGTGGTCGCGGCAAGGCCAAGCTGAAGAAACGCAATGCTCACGGTTTCCAGAGCCCGACCGGGCCAGTGGTACGTGACGTGCAGATCGGCGAGACCATCACCGTGGGCGAGTTGGCCCAGCAGATGTCGGTCAAGGCCGCCGAAGTCATCAAGTTCATGTTCAAGCTGGGTACTCCAGCCACCATCAACCAGGTTCTGGACCAGGAAACTGCCCAGCTGGTTGCTGAAGAACTGGGCCACAAAGTGACCCTGGTCAGCGATACCGCCCTGGAAGATTCCCTGGCCGAGTCCCTGAAATTCGAAGGTGAAGCGGTTGCCCGTGCGCCGGTCGTGACCGTAATGGGCCACGTTGACCACGGTAAGACCTCGTTGCTGGACTACATCCGTCGCGCCAAAGTGGCCGCGGGCGAAGCCGGTGGCATTACCCAGCACATCGGTGCCTACCACGTAGAAACCGAGCGCGGCATGGTCACCTTCCTCGACACCCCTGGTCACGCCGCGTTTACCGCCATGCGTGCCCGTGGTGCCAAGGCCACCGACATCGTGATCCTGGTGGTTGCAGCGGACGACGGCGTGATGCCGCAGACCGTTGAAGCTGTTCAGCACGCACAAGCTGCCGGCGTTCCGCTGGTGGTGGCGGTGAACAAGATCGACAAGCCGGGCGCCGATCTGGACCGTATCCGCAGTGAACTCTCGGTTCACGGCGTGACCTCGGAAGATTGGGGTGGTGATACGCCGTTCGTACCGGTCTCCGCGAAAATGGGTACCGGCGTCGACGACCTGCTGGAAGCAGTTCTGCTGCAAGCCGAAGTACTGGAACTCAAGGCGACTCCTTCGGCTCCTGGCCGTGGTGTCGTGGTTGAATCCCGTCTCGACAAGGGCCGTGGCCCGGTAGCCACCGTGCTGGTTCAGGACGGTACGCTGCGTCAAGGCGACATGGTGCTGGTCGGCTCGAACTACGGCCGCGTGCGCGCCATGCTCGACGAGAACGGCAAGCCAATCAAGGAAGCCGGTCCTTCCATTCCGGTCGAGATCCTCGGCCTGGACGGTACCCCGGATGCTGGCGACGAGATGAGCGTAGTGGCCGACGAGAAGAAAGCCCGTGAAGTGGCTCTGTTCCGTCAAGGCAAGTTCCGCGAGGTCAAACTGGCCCGTGCTCACGCCGGCAAGCTGGAAAACATCTTCGAAAGCATGGGCCAGGAAGAGAAGAAGACGCTCAACATCGTCCTCAAATCCGACGTCCGTGGTTCGCTGGAAGCTCTGCAAGGCGCTCTGAACGGCCTGGGCAACGACGAAGTGCAAGTGCGCGTAGTGGGCGGCGGCGTCGGTGGTATCACCGAGAGCGATGCCAACCTGGCACTGGCCTCCAACGCTGTACTGTTCGGCTTCAACGTGCGTGCCGATGCCGGTGCTCGGAAGATCGTCGAGCAGGAAGGTCTGGATATGCGTTACTACAACGTGATCTACGACATCATCGAAGACGTCAAGAAAGCCCTGACCGGTATGTTGGGCAGCGACGTTCGGGAGAACATCCTGGGTGTTGCCGAAGTTCGCGACGTGTTCCGCTCGCCGAAGTTTGGTGCGATCGCCGGTTGCATGGTCATCGAAGGTGTCGTGCACCGTAACCGTCCAATCCGCGTACTGCGTGAAGACATCGTTATCTTCGAAGGCGAGCTGGAATCCCTGCGCCGCTTCAAGGATGACGCGTCCGAAGTGCGTGCCGGCATGGAATGCGGTATCGGCGTGAAGAGCTACAACGACGTCAAAGTCGGCGACAAGATCGAAGTCTTCGAGAAGGTCCAGGTTGCTCGCAGCCTCTAA
- the rbfA gene encoding 30S ribosome-binding factor RbfA, protein MAKEYSRTQRIGDQMQRELAQLIRREVKDPRVGLVTITAVEVSRDVGHAKIFITVMGQENAEQIAQSIKVLNSAAGFLRMQLAKEMKLRSVPQLHFHYDESVARGAHLSALIERAVAEDSQHGDAPAPEDAKE, encoded by the coding sequence ATGGCAAAAGAATACAGCCGTACCCAACGCATCGGTGATCAGATGCAGCGCGAACTGGCGCAATTGATCCGTCGCGAAGTCAAGGATCCACGCGTCGGCCTGGTGACTATCACCGCCGTGGAAGTCAGCCGTGATGTCGGTCACGCGAAGATTTTCATCACCGTGATGGGCCAGGAAAACGCCGAACAAATTGCCCAGAGCATCAAGGTGCTGAACTCGGCGGCAGGCTTCCTGCGCATGCAACTGGCCAAGGAAATGAAGCTGCGCAGCGTGCCGCAACTGCACTTCCATTACGACGAAAGCGTGGCCCGCGGGGCACACCTGTCGGCCCTGATCGAGCGTGCCGTGGCTGAAGACAGCCAGCATGGCGACGCGCCTGCCCCTGAAGACGCCAAGGAGTAA
- the truB gene encoding tRNA pseudouridine(55) synthase TruB: MAQVKRIRRNVSGIILLDKPLGFTSNAALQKVRWLLNAEKAGHTGSLDPLATGVLPLCFGEATKFSQYLLDSDKGYETLMQLGKTTTTADAEGEVLQTREVTVGRADIEAVLPEFRGEIKQIPPMYSALKRDGQPLYKLARAGEVVEREPRSVTIARLELLAFEGDTARLAVDCSKGTYIRTLVEDIGEKLGCGAYVAELRRTQAGPFSLAQTVTLEELEAVHAEGGNEAVDRFLMPSDSGLLDWPLLQFSEHSAFYWLNGQPVRAPDAPKFGMVRVQDHNGRFIGIGEVSEDGRIAPRRLIRSE, encoded by the coding sequence GTGGCTCAGGTCAAGCGTATCCGTCGTAACGTCAGCGGCATCATCCTTCTGGACAAGCCCCTGGGTTTCACCTCCAACGCGGCGCTGCAGAAAGTCCGCTGGCTGCTCAATGCCGAGAAAGCCGGTCATACCGGCAGCCTCGACCCCCTGGCCACCGGTGTTTTGCCGCTGTGCTTTGGCGAGGCCACCAAGTTCTCGCAATACCTGCTCGATTCCGACAAGGGTTACGAAACCCTGATGCAATTGGGCAAGACCACCACCACGGCGGACGCTGAAGGCGAAGTTTTGCAGACCCGTGAAGTGACCGTTGGTCGTGCCGATATCGAAGCGGTATTGCCGGAATTTCGCGGCGAAATCAAACAGATACCGCCGATGTACTCAGCCTTGAAGCGTGATGGCCAGCCACTCTACAAACTGGCTCGTGCAGGGGAAGTGGTGGAGCGTGAACCGCGTTCTGTTACTATTGCGCGCTTGGAATTACTCGCCTTCGAAGGCGACACTGCGCGCCTGGCGGTGGACTGCAGCAAAGGCACCTATATCCGCACCCTGGTGGAAGATATCGGTGAAAAACTTGGCTGCGGTGCTTACGTTGCAGAACTGCGACGGACCCAGGCTGGACCTTTCAGCCTGGCCCAGACGGTCACCCTGGAAGAGCTTGAAGCAGTGCACGCCGAGGGCGGCAATGAAGCGGTAGATCGCTTCCTGATGCCATCGGACAGCGGCCTGCTGGATTGGCCGCTGCTGCAGTTCTCGGAGCACAGCGCATTCTACTGGCTCAATGGCCAGCCGGTACGTGCCCCGGATGCACCGAAGTTCGGCATGGTGCGGGTACAGGATCACAACGGTCGCTTCATCGGTATCGGTGAAGTGAGCGAAGACGGGCGCATCGCGCCGCGTCGACTGATTCGGTCAGAATGA
- the rpsO gene encoding 30S ribosomal protein S15, producing MALSVEEKAQIVTDYQQAVGDTGSPEVQVALLTANINKLQGHFKANGKDHHSRRGLIRMVNQRRKLLDYLKGKDLSRYSTLIGRLGLRR from the coding sequence ATGGCACTCAGCGTTGAAGAAAAAGCTCAGATCGTAACCGACTACCAGCAAGCTGTTGGTGACACTGGTTCGCCAGAAGTGCAAGTTGCACTGCTGACCGCCAACATCAACAAACTGCAAGGTCACTTCAAAGCCAACGGTAAAGACCACCACTCCCGTCGTGGCCTGATCCGCATGGTAAACCAGCGTCGTAAGCTGCTGGACTACCTGAAAGGCAAGGACCTGAGCCGTTACAGCACCCTGATCGGTCGTCTGGGTCTGCGTCGCTAA